Proteins co-encoded in one Quercus robur chromosome 8, dhQueRobu3.1, whole genome shotgun sequence genomic window:
- the LOC126696143 gene encoding uncharacterized protein LOC126696143 yields the protein MVSSSIALLQERFRQLEKVKERREEKELLNLFAETERIMPTTHFEPSKLSFQPQMTTPNRSTLRDSPSLELNLQTKQADVQAMKRPTLTDLWPNGAAMASTSRSFENSDVDTSLHL from the coding sequence ATGGTTAGCTCCTCAATCGCTCTCCTGCAAGAAAGGTTTAGGCAACTAGAGAAAGTTAAGGAGCGAAGGGAGGAGAAAGAGCTTCTAAATCTGTTTGCAGAGACTGAAAGGATTATGCCAACAACGCATTTTGAGCCTTCAAAGTTATCCTTCCAACCTCAAATGACTACTCCAAATCGGTCAACTCTTCGAGATTCACCCTCCCTGGAGCTAAACTTGCAGACCAAGCAAGCTGATGTTCAAGCCATGAAGAGGCCAACCTTGACAGACTTATGGCCTAATGGTGCAGCCATGGCAAGCACATCAAGAAGTTTTGAGAATTCAGATGTTGATACTTCTCTTCATCTGTAG